Proteins from a single region of Euwallacea similis isolate ESF13 chromosome 21, ESF131.1, whole genome shotgun sequence:
- the gdl gene encoding gonadal protein gdl, producing the protein MDIDPQVLQKKLYFLVEQLQNMASELPPKYQMRLSYELLSSLANCLLNETVLEIVKGLLEIQHVTEQHLFQQRLQFINSKKIEEQDLLKEHENNSDKKIEALQKFMIQQKEELKEFDMKLVLELDKKVADQQNILEQAGVPGFYYTTNPIEIKVQMHLLDFLLRLSQMQMPE; encoded by the exons ATGGATATAGATCCCCAAGTTTTGCAAAAGAAACTCTACTTTTTAGTTGAACAACTTCAGAATATGGCTAGTGAACTACCGCC TAAATATCAAATGAGGCTTTCATATGAACTACTATCAAGCTTGGCCAATTGCCTCCTCAATGAAACAGTTTTAGAAATAGTTAAAGGTTTATTGGAGATCCAACATGTCACCGAGCAACATCTTTTTCAACAGAGACTGCAGTTTATTAATTCCAAAAAGA TTGAGGAACAAGATTTATTGAAGGAACATGAGAATAATTCTGACAAAAAGATTGAGGCACTTCAGAAATTTATGATTCAACAAAAAGAGGAGCTTAAAGAGTTTGATATGAAATTAGTATTGGAACTGGATAAGAAG GTAGCTGATCAACAGAACATTCTAGAGCAAGCAGGGGTGCCAGGATTTTATTACACAACCAATCCTATTGAAATCAAAGTGCAGATGCATTTGcttgattttcttttaaggcTGAGTCAAATGCAAATGCCagaataa